One window of Corvus moneduloides isolate bCorMon1 chromosome 13, bCorMon1.pri, whole genome shotgun sequence genomic DNA carries:
- the HAPLN3 gene encoding hyaluronan and proteoglycan link protein 3, whose product MLLLPLLLKATLLRLASGSYRPFYNGFYYNHIMNDNDNGQDKVDYFNGAKLVVETSKDPVYSYNGANVTLPCHYRYEPDMGPKRKIRIKWSKLRDDYTKEQDVMVAIGKTYVAFGDFKGRAHIRQASRHEASLVISDVRLKDDGKYRCEVIDGLEDESDVVDLRLQGIVFPYQPPRGQYRLNFHEAEQVCRDQGAILANFNQLFQAWSEGLDWCNAGWLADGTVQYPIRLPRKPCGGVHLAPGIRSYGPRHRHLHRFDAFCFSSALKGEVFYLDRLAGMEEAKQSCQDAGAEIARVGQLYSAWKFLGLDRCSAGWLADGSVRYPIVTPRANCGPAEPGVRSFGFPSKGRFGVFCYKER is encoded by the exons atgctgctgctcccactcctCCTGAAGGCCACCCTGCTGCGCCTGGCCAGTGGCTCCTACCGCCCCTTCTACAACGGCTTCTACTACAACCACATCATGAATGACAATGACAACGGGCAGGACAAAG TGGATTACTTCAATGGAGCCAAACTGGTGGTGGAAACCTCCAAAGACCCTGTCTACAGCTACAATGGTGCCAATgtcaccctgccctgccactATCGCTATGAGCCTGACATGGGACCTAAGCGCAAAATCCGCATCAAGTGGTCCAAGCTGCGGGACGACTACACCAAAGAGCAGGATGTGATGGTGGCCATAGGCAAGACCTACGTGGCCTTCGGGGACTTCAAGGGCCGTGCTCACATCCGTCAGGCCAGCCGGCACGAGGCCTCGCTGGTCATCAGCGATGTGCGCTTGAAGGACGACGGCAAATACCGCTGTGAGGTCATCGACGGGCTGGAGGATGAGAGCGATGTCGTGGACCTCCGGCTGCAAG GCATCGTGTTCCCCTACCAGCCTCCCCGTGGGCAGTACAGGCTCAACTTCCACGAAGCCGAGCAAGTGTGCCGGGACCAGGGTGCCATCCTCGCCAATTTTAACCAGCTCTTCCAGGCGTGGAGCGAGGGGCTGGACTGGTGCAACGCGGGCTGGCTGGCCGATGGCACGGTGCAGTACCCCATCCGCCTGCCCCGCAAGCCCTGCGGGGGTGTGCACCTCGCCCCGGGCATCCGCAGCTACGGCCCGCGCCACCGGCACCTGCACCGCTTTGATgccttctgcttctcctccGCCCTCAAAG GAGAGGTTTTCTACCTGGACCgcctggctgggatggaggaggccaagcagagctgccaggatgCAGGGGCCGAGATTGCCCGGGTGGGGCAGCTCTACTCCGCCTGGAAGTTCCTGGGGCTGGACCGCTGCAGTGCCGGCTGGCTGGCAGATGGCAGTGTCCGCTACCCCATCGTCACGCCCCGGGCCAACTGTGGCCCCGCGGAGCCCGGCGTCCGCAGCTTCGGCTTCCCCAGCAAGGGCAGGTTCGGGGTCTTCTGCTACAAGGAGAGATAA